A window of Roseovarius sp. THAF27 contains these coding sequences:
- a CDS encoding nitrogen regulation protein NR(II), whose product MTGMDEMVWTSLPVPGLILDGQDRIVQINPAAEGFLMTSARSIIGQPVWDKLAVDAPIEEALERAREKSAPLFVNDVDVGTGDRAPMQCNLQIAPVSGWDDHMILLISPRELAGRVTQSQSVKSAAKSAIGMAEMLAHEIKNPLAGITGAAQLLSMNLDQDDLELTDLIVSESRRIVGLLEQVEQFGNVSLPKLRAVNLHDVLDRARRSALVGFAAHMTIVEDYDPSLPLAVADPDQLLQVIQNLLKNAAQAAGDKGGTITLHSYYEQSLRVRRDSGGPGKSLPLQIEVIDDGPGLPPEIAGNVFEPFVSGRENGTGLGLALAAKIVSDLDGWISVSSVPGRTVFRISLPRAGKDMEES is encoded by the coding sequence ATGACCGGGATGGATGAAATGGTCTGGACGTCGCTGCCGGTGCCGGGGCTGATCCTCGACGGGCAGGACCGCATCGTCCAGATCAACCCCGCCGCCGAGGGCTTCCTGATGACATCCGCCCGCTCGATCATCGGCCAGCCGGTGTGGGACAAGCTGGCCGTCGACGCGCCCATCGAAGAAGCGCTGGAACGCGCCCGCGAGAAATCCGCGCCGCTCTTCGTCAATGACGTGGACGTGGGCACCGGCGACCGCGCCCCGATGCAGTGCAACCTGCAGATCGCGCCGGTCTCGGGCTGGGACGACCACATGATCCTGCTCATTTCGCCCCGCGAACTGGCGGGGCGCGTAACCCAAAGCCAGTCGGTCAAATCCGCCGCCAAATCCGCCATCGGCATGGCCGAGATGCTGGCGCATGAAATCAAGAACCCGCTCGCCGGCATCACCGGCGCGGCGCAGCTTCTGTCGATGAACCTGGATCAGGACGACCTGGAACTCACCGACCTCATCGTGTCGGAAAGCCGCCGCATTGTCGGCCTGCTGGAACAAGTCGAGCAATTCGGCAATGTCAGCCTGCCCAAGCTGCGCGCGGTCAACCTGCACGACGTCCTGGACCGCGCCCGCCGTTCGGCGCTGGTGGGCTTTGCCGCGCACATGACCATCGTCGAGGATTACGACCCCTCGCTGCCGCTCGCCGTGGCCGATCCCGACCAGCTGTTGCAGGTGATCCAGAACCTGTTGAAGAACGCGGCACAGGCCGCGGGCGACAAGGGCGGCACCATCACCCTGCACAGCTATTACGAGCAATCCCTGCGGGTGCGGCGGGACAGTGGAGGCCCGGGCAAGTCGCTGCCGCTTCAGATTGAGGTCATCGACGACGGCCCCGGCCTGCCGCCCGAAATCGCCGGCAACGTGTTCGAGCCGTTCGTGTCGGGCCGCGAGAACGGCACCGGCCTGGGCCTCGCGCTCGCTGCCAAGATCGTCTCGGACCTCGACGGCTGGATCTCGGTCAGCTCGGTGCCGGGACGCACAGTATTCAGGATATCGCTGCCGCGCGCCGGCAAGGACATGGAGGAAAGCTAG
- a CDS encoding TrkH family potassium uptake protein translates to MTARLLRFPLILVLTGIASVAMLGPALHAFVQDDHSVARAFLYSSVLGITFILLIGLAISGRRQQDNTDIQNLASLALAYTALPVFLALPFYEGLETTRFLNAYVEMVSCLTTTGATLFDNPSRLVDSLHLWRGLVGWFGGLLIWIAASAVLAPMNLGGFEITVSAEPGQGEDALSRFRRATSARRIAQSTQALAPIYVGLTGVLWLLLVIGGDRPLVAVVHAMSTMATSGISAVGGVENAGSGFGGEIVIFLFMFFALSRLTFSSDTLTSRSTSVLGDPEFRIGCALVVGVPLILFSRHWLGAFDVDQVEDLGMALQALWGGTFTVMSFLSTTGFQSAAWEAAQSWSGLGTPGLLLMGLAMFGGGVATTAGGVKLLRIYALYLNGQREMERLVHPSSVGRAGVHTRRMRREGAFVAWIFFMLFALSLSLVTVLMAALGEDLQNAIVLSTAALATAGPLTQVGADAPIPLLEMRPAAKLVFSAAMVLGRMETLALIALFNPSLWRR, encoded by the coding sequence CTGACCGCCCGTCTCCTGCGGTTTCCGCTCATTCTCGTGCTGACCGGAATCGCCAGCGTCGCCATGCTCGGCCCCGCGCTCCATGCCTTCGTGCAGGACGATCATTCCGTCGCCCGCGCCTTTCTCTATTCCAGCGTCCTCGGGATCACCTTCATCCTGCTCATCGGCCTCGCAATCTCCGGCCGCCGCCAGCAGGACAACACCGACATCCAGAACCTCGCCTCGCTGGCGCTGGCCTATACCGCGTTGCCGGTCTTTCTGGCGCTGCCCTTCTACGAGGGGCTCGAGACCACGCGCTTTCTCAACGCGTATGTCGAGATGGTGTCGTGCCTCACCACCACCGGCGCCACGCTTTTCGACAACCCCTCGCGGCTGGTCGACAGCCTGCATCTGTGGCGCGGTCTCGTCGGCTGGTTCGGCGGTCTGCTTATCTGGATCGCGGCTTCGGCGGTGCTGGCGCCGATGAACCTGGGCGGGTTCGAGATCACCGTCTCGGCCGAGCCGGGGCAGGGCGAGGATGCGCTCAGCCGCTTCCGCCGCGCCACCTCCGCCCGCCGCATCGCCCAGAGCACCCAGGCACTGGCGCCGATCTACGTGGGGCTGACGGGCGTTCTGTGGCTCCTGCTGGTGATCGGCGGCGACCGACCGCTCGTCGCCGTGGTTCATGCCATGTCCACCATGGCCACCAGCGGCATTTCCGCCGTCGGCGGGGTCGAGAATGCCGGCAGCGGCTTTGGCGGCGAGATCGTGATCTTCCTGTTCATGTTCTTCGCGCTCTCGCGGCTGACCTTCTCCTCGGACACGCTGACCAGCCGCTCCACCAGCGTGCTGGGCGACCCCGAGTTCCGCATCGGCTGCGCCCTCGTCGTCGGCGTGCCGCTGATCCTCTTCTCGCGCCACTGGCTGGGCGCGTTCGACGTCGACCAGGTCGAGGATCTGGGCATGGCGCTTCAGGCGCTCTGGGGCGGCACGTTCACCGTCATGTCGTTCCTGTCCACCACCGGCTTTCAAAGCGCGGCATGGGAGGCGGCCCAAAGCTGGTCGGGCCTCGGCACGCCGGGCCTTCTGCTGATGGGGCTGGCGATGTTCGGCGGCGGTGTGGCCACCACGGCGGGGGGCGTGAAACTCTTGCGGATCTACGCGCTCTACCTCAATGGCCAGCGCGAGATGGAGCGTCTGGTGCATCCCTCGTCGGTGGGGCGCGCCGGGGTCCACACCCGCCGGATGCGGCGCGAGGGCGCGTTCGTGGCGTGGATCTTCTTCATGCTCTTCGCGCTGTCGCTGTCGCTGGTGACCGTGCTGATGGCCGCCCTGGGCGAGGATCTGCAGAACGCCATCGTGCTCTCGACCGCGGCCCTCGCCACCGCCGGCCCGCTGACCCAGGTCGGGGCCGACGCGCCCATTCCCCTGCTGGAGATGCGCCCGGCGGCCAAGCTGGTCTTTTCCGCCGCCATGGTGCTGGGCCGGATGGAGACGCTGGCGCTGATCGCGCTGTTCAACCCCAGCCTGTGGCGCCGCTGA
- a CDS encoding response regulator: MDGTVLVADDDRTIRTVLTQALTRAGCRVHATSSLTTLMRWVGEGKGDAVITDVMMPDGNGLEMLPKINQDRPGMPVIVISAQNTIMTAIQAEEAAAFDYLPKPFDLPDLMKRTARALDARTKRPPTEPKSEDRPDELPLVGRTAAMQGLYRVVARLMNTDLPVLITGESGTGKTLIARAIHDFSDRRTLPFVTVTPTDLADLEGPARVMARAKGGTIVLDGVGDLSTDAQARVVRMMDAPGDHVPRFMATSLGRLADRLEEGKLREDLYYRLSGAVVEVPSLRARVDDIPLLVQHFLLKAEREGQPPRTVSEDAMELMRAYSWPGNVRQIENAVQRLGLTARSSEITRSEVEAVLGNQPEAAPVVGGGGGETLSTSISRHLRRYFDLHGNTLPPPGLYGRILKEMEMPLIEIALDATGGNQAKCADLLGINRNTLRKKITDLDIRVTRRRKLM, translated from the coding sequence ATGGATGGCACGGTACTGGTCGCCGACGACGACCGCACGATCCGCACGGTTCTGACGCAGGCCCTGACACGGGCGGGGTGCCGGGTGCACGCCACCTCGTCGCTGACCACACTGATGCGGTGGGTGGGTGAGGGCAAGGGCGACGCGGTGATCACCGATGTCATGATGCCCGACGGCAACGGCCTGGAAATGCTGCCCAAGATCAACCAGGACCGTCCGGGAATGCCGGTGATCGTGATCTCGGCCCAGAACACCATCATGACTGCCATCCAGGCCGAAGAGGCCGCGGCCTTCGATTACCTGCCCAAGCCGTTCGACCTGCCGGACCTGATGAAACGCACCGCGCGGGCACTTGATGCCCGTACCAAGCGTCCCCCGACCGAGCCGAAATCCGAGGACCGCCCCGACGAGTTGCCGCTGGTCGGGCGCACCGCGGCGATGCAGGGGCTCTACCGCGTGGTCGCGCGGCTGATGAACACCGACCTGCCGGTGCTGATCACCGGAGAATCCGGCACCGGCAAGACGCTCATCGCCCGCGCGATCCATGACTTCTCCGACCGGCGGACGCTGCCCTTCGTGACCGTGACGCCCACCGACCTGGCCGACCTGGAAGGGCCCGCGCGGGTCATGGCGCGGGCCAAGGGCGGCACCATCGTGCTGGACGGGGTGGGCGACCTCAGCACCGATGCGCAGGCGCGCGTGGTGCGGATGATGGACGCGCCGGGCGATCACGTGCCGCGCTTCATGGCCACCTCGCTCGGCCGCCTGGCCGACCGGCTGGAAGAGGGCAAGCTGCGCGAGGACCTCTATTACCGCCTGTCGGGCGCCGTGGTCGAGGTGCCGTCATTGCGCGCCCGCGTCGACGACATTCCGCTCCTGGTCCAGCACTTCCTCCTGAAGGCCGAGCGCGAGGGCCAGCCGCCGCGCACCGTCTCCGAAGACGCGATGGAACTGATGCGCGCCTACAGCTGGCCCGGAAATGTCCGCCAGATCGAAAACGCGGTCCAGCGTCTGGGCCTCACCGCGCGGTCCTCCGAAATCACTCGCTCCGAGGTCGAGGCCGTGCTGGGCAACCAGCCCGAGGCCGCGCCGGTGGTCGGCGGCGGCGGAGGCGAAACCCTGTCGACCTCGATCTCGCGCCACCTGCGCCGCTACTTCGACCTGCACGGCAACACCCTGCCGCCGCCGGGCCTCTACGGGCGAATCCTCAAGGAGATGGAGATGCCCCTGATCGAGATCGCGCTCGATGCGACGGGCGGAAATCAGGCCAAATGCGCCGATCTTCTTGGCATTAACCGCAATACACTACGCAAGAAAATCACCGACCTTGATATTCGCGTGACACGACGCCGCAAGTTGATGTAA
- the hfq gene encoding RNA chaperone Hfq, protein MATDRQNLQDAFLNQVRKTKIPVTVFLINGVKLQGVITWFDNFCILLRRDGQSQLVYKHAVSTIMPSQPVSLYEGDDGS, encoded by the coding sequence ATGGCGACAGACCGACAAAACCTGCAAGACGCATTTCTGAATCAGGTCCGCAAGACCAAGATTCCGGTCACGGTTTTCCTGATCAACGGCGTCAAGCTGCAAGGCGTGATCACCTGGTTCGACAATTTCTGCATCCTGCTGCGCCGCGACGGGCAGTCACAGCTTGTCTACAAACATGCCGTGTCCACCATCATGCCGTCCCAGCCGGTCAGCCTTTACGAGGGCGATGACGGGTCTTGA
- the trkA gene encoding Trk system potassium transporter TrkA, translated as MKVIICGAGQVGWQIARHLSGERNDVTVVDSNPDLVRRATETLDVQGINGFASYPNVLDQAGARDADMIIAATYSDEVNMVTCQVAHSVFSINRKIARLRSQSYLDAIYSDLYRRDHMPIDVVISPEREVAEAALQRLAAPAAFDTETFMEGKAQLMGLRIEDDCPIVNTPLRQLTDLFSTLEVVVLAIRRDGKLFAPEAEDQLFVGDDAYVFAPTEDVPRTMEVFGKTSQTQERLVIIGGGNIGLSVAKRIEKRGKRTRVKVIERDRRVAERAADALERTIVLNGDGLDAQLLAEANISRTDAVLAVTDDDKTNMLAAVRAKAEGCPFAIALINDPTLLPMMEPLGIDAYINPRSTTVSSILRHVRHGRVRSVYSIGDAEAEVIEAEVMSTSNIAGAAIREIDFPEGVLVGGVLRDGKVLKPSGTMRIEAGDVVVIFALASDVGRVEQLLQVSIDFF; from the coding sequence ATGAAGGTCATCATCTGCGGGGCAGGGCAGGTCGGCTGGCAGATCGCACGCCACCTGTCGGGCGAACGCAACGACGTCACCGTGGTCGACAGCAACCCCGACCTGGTGCGCCGCGCCACGGAAACGCTGGACGTGCAGGGCATCAACGGCTTTGCCAGCTATCCCAACGTGCTGGACCAGGCCGGCGCGCGCGATGCGGACATGATCATCGCCGCCACCTACTCGGACGAGGTCAACATGGTCACCTGCCAGGTGGCGCACTCGGTCTTTTCCATCAACCGCAAGATCGCCCGCCTGCGGTCGCAATCCTATCTCGACGCGATCTATTCCGACCTCTACCGCCGCGACCACATGCCCATCGACGTGGTCATCTCGCCAGAGCGCGAGGTGGCCGAGGCCGCCCTGCAACGCCTTGCCGCGCCGGCGGCCTTCGACACCGAGACCTTCATGGAAGGCAAGGCACAACTTATGGGCCTGCGCATCGAGGATGACTGCCCCATCGTCAATACGCCCCTGCGGCAGCTGACCGACCTCTTCTCGACGCTCGAAGTGGTCGTGCTGGCCATCCGCCGCGACGGCAAGCTCTTCGCGCCCGAGGCCGAGGACCAGCTTTTCGTGGGCGACGACGCCTATGTCTTTGCCCCCACCGAGGACGTGCCGCGCACCATGGAGGTCTTCGGCAAGACCTCGCAGACGCAGGAACGGCTGGTCATCATCGGCGGCGGCAATATCGGCCTCAGCGTCGCCAAGCGGATCGAGAAGCGCGGCAAGCGCACCCGCGTCAAGGTGATCGAGCGCGACCGCAGGGTGGCCGAACGCGCCGCCGACGCCCTGGAACGCACCATCGTCCTGAACGGCGACGGTCTCGACGCGCAACTCCTGGCCGAGGCCAACATCTCGCGCACCGATGCGGTGCTGGCCGTCACCGACGACGACAAGACCAACATGCTCGCCGCCGTGCGCGCCAAGGCCGAAGGCTGCCCCTTTGCCATCGCGCTGATCAACGACCCCACGCTTCTGCCGATGATGGAGCCCCTGGGCATCGACGCTTATATCAACCCGCGCTCCACGACCGTCAGCTCGATCCTGCGCCACGTCCGCCACGGCCGCGTGCGCTCGGTCTATTCCATCGGCGACGCCGAGGCCGAGGTGATCGAGGCCGAGGTCATGTCCACCTCCAACATCGCCGGCGCCGCCATCCGCGAGATCGACTTTCCCGAGGGCGTGCTCGTGGGCGGCGTGCTGCGCGACGGCAAGGTGCTCAAGCCCTCCGGCACCATGCGGATCGAGGCGGGCGACGTGGTGGTGATCTTCGCGCTGGCGTCGGATGTGGGCCGGGTGGAACAGCTCCTGCAGGTTTCGATTGATTTCTTCTGA
- a CDS encoding sigma-54 dependent transcriptional regulator produces the protein MSDILIVDDERDIRELISDILQDEGFTTRLAGNSDEAMAEIRDQPPGLLILDIWLKDSNMDGIDILKAVKRDYPEVPVVIISGHGNIEIAVAAIKQGAYDFIEKPFNIDQLMVVIRRGMETSRLRRENLALKHQGSGPADMLGESPAFRTLVGQLDKVTRSNGRVMLSGPAGSGKELAARYIHANSDRAAGPFVCAGCASIEPDRMEEVLFGREAEDGTVTPGLLEEANTGVIYFDEVADMPMGTQGKILRVLVDQTFLRVGGSDKVQVDLRVISSTSRDLESEIRAERFRRELYHRLNVVPIAVPSLEDRREDIPVLAGYFIEKLNGEQGLPIRALGDEAAALLQTMRWPGNVRQLRNVIERILILGDSSGDINAREIPGDSATPSDESRVVLSGTVATMPLREAREAFEREYLMTQINRFGGNISRTAEFVGMERSALHRKLKSLGVVTGAKGARLSDEEEDSQQAATG, from the coding sequence ATGAGTGACATCCTGATTGTCGACGACGAACGCGATATTCGAGAACTGATTTCAGACATCCTGCAGGACGAAGGCTTCACCACCCGCCTTGCCGGCAATTCCGACGAGGCAATGGCCGAGATCCGCGACCAACCGCCGGGTCTTCTGATCCTCGATATCTGGCTGAAAGACAGCAACATGGACGGGATCGACATCCTCAAGGCGGTCAAACGCGACTATCCCGAGGTGCCCGTCGTCATCATCTCGGGCCACGGCAATATCGAGATCGCGGTGGCGGCCATCAAGCAGGGCGCCTACGACTTCATCGAGAAACCCTTCAACATCGACCAGCTGATGGTGGTGATCCGCCGCGGCATGGAAACCAGCCGCCTGCGTCGCGAGAACCTCGCGCTCAAGCACCAGGGCAGCGGCCCGGCCGACATGCTGGGCGAAAGCCCCGCCTTCCGCACCCTGGTGGGCCAGCTCGACAAGGTCACGCGCTCCAACGGCCGGGTCATGCTGTCGGGGCCTGCCGGCTCGGGCAAGGAACTGGCCGCGCGCTACATCCATGCCAATTCTGACCGCGCGGCCGGCCCCTTCGTCTGCGCCGGCTGCGCCTCGATCGAACCCGACCGCATGGAAGAGGTGCTCTTCGGGCGCGAGGCCGAGGACGGCACCGTCACCCCGGGCCTTCTGGAAGAGGCCAATACCGGCGTGATCTATTTCGACGAGGTCGCAGACATGCCCATGGGCACCCAGGGCAAGATCCTGCGCGTGCTGGTCGATCAGACCTTCCTGCGGGTGGGCGGCAGCGACAAGGTCCAGGTCGACCTGCGCGTCATCTCCTCCACCTCCCGCGACCTCGAGTCGGAGATCAGGGCCGAGCGGTTCCGCCGCGAGCTCTACCACCGCCTCAACGTGGTGCCCATCGCCGTGCCCAGCCTCGAGGACCGGCGCGAGGACATCCCCGTGCTGGCCGGCTACTTCATCGAGAAGCTCAACGGCGAACAGGGGCTGCCGATCCGCGCCCTGGGCGACGAGGCGGCGGCCCTCCTGCAAACCATGCGCTGGCCCGGCAACGTGCGCCAGCTGCGCAACGTGATCGAACGCATCCTGATCCTGGGCGACAGCTCTGGCGACATCAATGCGCGTGAGATCCCCGGCGACAGCGCCACGCCCAGCGACGAGAGCCGGGTTGTCCTCTCGGGCACCGTGGCCACCATGCCGCTGCGCGAGGCCCGAGAGGCGTTCGAGCGTGAATACCTGATGACCCAGATCAACCGCTTCGGCGGCAATATCAGCCGAACGGCGGAATTCGTCGGCATGGAACGCAGCGCCCTGCACCGCAAGCTGAAATCGCTGGGCGTGGTCACCGGCGCCAAGGGCGCGCGGCTCTCTGACGAGGAAGAGGACAGCCAGCAGGCCGCCACCGGCTGA
- a CDS encoding PAS domain-containing sensor histidine kinase, producing the protein MKRVRNAAAFSLVVLGPVLAFLTYLVMGPLDQGSSSNILRIVLLADMVYIIMVAALVLQRVVQMVAARRRKSAGSRLHLRLTGVFALMALLPTITVAVFATLSVNMGLEAWFSDRVGRVVDNSVAAAQAYEDEHRRDLLTDARALASLINATKRAAVFLDDGDIRQILSRGQREIQRGLREAFVIDGTGDIRSRGERSYLFDYEEPSRDMFQQANEEGVVVIRDWDNNEFRALLPLDEIPDRYLYVSRNVDGDILSLLDDTQETARFYQQREDERDRVLFEFGVLYLGFALILILAAVWLGMWFAERLSRPVGRLTSAAQRVGEGDLDTQVREEDGDDEIGMLSTYFNQMTRQLKQQRDRLLTNTEQIERRRRLFDSVLGSVSSGVVGLDVKGRVTFVNRAAERLLDWHEDQQSLALSVAIPEFGALFDRLKDSNTGFVQEEIKVSRSGRMENLLVRMSTRTNDGGRREGYVVAFDDVTDLVTAQRMAAWGDVARRIAHEIKNPLTPIQLSAERIKRKFTRVLDDEQAASLEQLTDVVVRQTNDLRRIVDEFSKFARMPEPQTKVESLTKLLREAVLLQEAGQPDVTFETALTEDALMAEVDGTMLHQALTNLIKNAGEAIESLYEKEGGDGHVPQIRVISLREDDHAVIRISDNGIGLPEDRSRLFEPYVTTREKGTGLGLPIVKKIIEEHGGNLALEDAEPFADGARPGAMAVIRLPLTRAEAAPDADPDTDPDPDSDSDLNEYDQRQAV; encoded by the coding sequence ATGAAGCGCGTGCGCAATGCCGCCGCGTTTAGCCTCGTCGTTCTGGGCCCGGTGCTGGCATTCCTGACCTATCTCGTCATGGGCCCGCTCGACCAGGGCAGCTCGTCCAACATCCTGCGCATCGTCCTTCTGGCCGACATGGTCTACATCATCATGGTCGCCGCGCTGGTGTTGCAGCGCGTGGTCCAGATGGTTGCCGCCCGCCGCCGCAAATCCGCCGGCTCCCGCCTGCACCTGCGCCTGACCGGCGTCTTCGCGCTGATGGCGCTTCTCCCCACCATCACCGTCGCCGTCTTCGCCACGCTGTCGGTGAACATGGGGCTGGAGGCGTGGTTCTCCGACAGGGTGGGGCGCGTCGTCGACAACTCGGTCGCCGCCGCCCAGGCCTATGAGGACGAGCACCGCCGCGACCTGCTGACCGACGCGCGCGCCCTGGCGTCGCTGATCAACGCCACCAAGCGCGCCGCCGTCTTCCTCGACGATGGCGACATCCGCCAGATCCTGTCGCGCGGCCAGCGCGAGATCCAGCGCGGTCTGCGCGAGGCCTTCGTGATCGACGGCACCGGCGACATCCGCTCGCGCGGCGAACGCTCCTACCTCTTCGATTACGAGGAACCCTCGCGCGACATGTTTCAGCAGGCCAACGAAGAGGGCGTCGTCGTCATCCGCGACTGGGACAACAACGAATTCCGCGCGCTCCTGCCGCTGGACGAGATCCCCGACCGCTACCTCTATGTCAGCCGCAATGTCGACGGCGACATCCTCAGCCTCTTGGACGACACCCAGGAAACCGCGCGCTTCTACCAGCAGCGCGAGGATGAACGCGACCGCGTACTGTTCGAGTTCGGCGTGCTCTACCTGGGCTTCGCGCTGATCCTCATCCTCGCCGCCGTGTGGCTGGGCATGTGGTTTGCCGAACGCCTCAGCCGCCCGGTGGGCCGCCTGACCAGCGCCGCCCAGCGCGTGGGCGAGGGCGATCTTGACACCCAGGTGCGCGAAGAGGACGGCGACGACGAGATCGGGATGCTCTCGACCTACTTCAACCAGATGACCCGCCAACTGAAGCAGCAGCGCGACAGGCTCCTGACCAACACCGAGCAGATCGAACGCCGCCGCAGGCTCTTCGACTCCGTTCTGGGCTCGGTGTCCTCGGGCGTGGTGGGGCTCGACGTGAAGGGCCGCGTCACCTTCGTCAACCGCGCCGCCGAACGCCTGCTCGACTGGCACGAGGACCAGCAATCGCTGGCGCTGTCGGTGGCGATCCCGGAATTCGGCGCGCTCTTCGACCGGCTGAAAGACAGCAACACCGGCTTCGTGCAGGAGGAGATCAAGGTCAGCCGCTCGGGCCGGATGGAAAACCTGCTGGTGCGCATGTCCACCCGCACCAACGACGGCGGCCGGCGCGAGGGCTACGTGGTCGCCTTCGACGACGTGACCGACCTCGTGACCGCCCAGCGCATGGCCGCCTGGGGCGACGTGGCACGCCGCATTGCGCATGAAATCAAGAACCCCCTGACCCCGATCCAGCTGTCGGCGGAACGCATCAAGCGCAAGTTCACCCGTGTGCTGGACGACGAACAGGCCGCCAGCCTGGAACAGCTGACCGACGTGGTCGTGCGCCAGACCAACGACTTGCGCCGCATCGTCGACGAGTTTTCCAAGTTCGCCCGGATGCCCGAGCCGCAGACCAAGGTCGAAAGCCTGACCAAGCTCCTGCGCGAGGCGGTCCTTCTGCAGGAGGCCGGTCAGCCCGACGTGACCTTCGAGACCGCGCTCACCGAGGATGCCCTGATGGCCGAGGTCGATGGCACCATGCTGCATCAAGCGCTGACAAACCTGATCAAGAACGCCGGCGAAGCCATTGAAAGCCTTTACGAAAAAGAAGGCGGCGACGGCCACGTCCCGCAGATCCGCGTGATCAGCCTGCGCGAGGACGACCATGCCGTCATTCGCATTTCGGACAATGGCATCGGCCTGCCCGAGGACCGCTCGCGCCTGTTCGAGCCTTACGTGACGACGCGCGAAAAGGGCACCGGCCTGGGCCTGCCCATCGTCAAGAAGATCATCGAGGAACATGGCGGCAACCTTGCGCTGGAAGACGCCGAACCCTTCGCGGACGGCGCCCGCCCCGGCGCCATGGCCGTAATCCGCCTTCCCCTGACCCGGGCCGAGGCGGCGCCAGATGCCGACCCCGATACCGACCCGGACCCCGACTCCGATTCCGATTTGAACGAATATGACCAACGACAGGCCGTATGA
- the hflX gene encoding GTPase HflX — protein sequence MTQTDVSDTRAWVLHPDIPSSDRERDPALALEEAVSLAHALPGLMVLGGSVVRLRDPHPGMLFSKGKLAELKSLVEDNEVELVLIDGPVSPVQQRNLEKQLGVKLLDRTGLILEIFSDRAATREGVLQVEMAALSYQRTRLVRAWTHLERQRGGLGFVGGPGETQIEADRRAIDEQLVRLRRQLDKVVKTRTLHRAARAKVPFPIVALVGYTNAGKSTLFNHLTGAEVMVKDMLFATLDPTMRKIALPGGGPEVILSDTVGFISDLPTELVAAFRATLEEVLAADLIVHVRDISHPETEDQAGDVHDILTSLGVLDTTPQIEVWNKIDRLSVEDRTLAENRAARLENVQLLSAITGEGMDALSDTIITRLAGATHVETFTLGFDAGRKRAWLFEKGLVEDEVQDEDGYTLTVRWNDTQKSQFDGL from the coding sequence TTGACCCAGACCGACGTTTCGGACACCCGCGCCTGGGTCCTGCACCCGGATATTCCCAGTTCAGACCGCGAGCGTGACCCCGCGCTCGCGCTGGAAGAGGCCGTGTCGCTGGCCCATGCCCTGCCGGGGCTGATGGTGTTGGGCGGCTCGGTCGTGCGCCTGCGCGACCCGCATCCGGGGATGCTGTTCTCCAAGGGCAAGCTGGCCGAGCTGAAATCGCTGGTCGAGGACAACGAGGTCGAACTGGTGCTGATCGACGGCCCGGTGTCGCCCGTGCAGCAGCGCAACCTTGAAAAGCAGCTGGGCGTCAAATTGCTGGACCGCACCGGCCTGATCCTTGAGATCTTTTCCGACCGCGCCGCCACCCGCGAAGGCGTGTTGCAGGTGGAAATGGCCGCGCTCAGCTACCAGCGCACCCGCCTTGTGCGCGCCTGGACCCACCTGGAACGCCAGCGCGGCGGGCTGGGCTTCGTCGGCGGTCCGGGCGAGACCCAGATCGAGGCCGACCGCCGCGCCATCGACGAACAGCTCGTGCGCCTGCGCCGCCAACTGGACAAGGTGGTCAAAACCCGCACGCTGCACCGCGCCGCCCGCGCCAAGGTGCCGTTCCCCATCGTGGCTCTCGTCGGCTACACCAACGCCGGCAAGTCCACGCTGTTCAACCACCTGACCGGGGCCGAGGTCATGGTCAAGGACATGCTCTTTGCCACGCTCGACCCCACCATGCGCAAGATCGCCCTGCCGGGCGGCGGCCCCGAGGTCATCCTGTCCGACACGGTGGGCTTCATCTCGGACCTGCCAACCGAACTCGTCGCCGCCTTCCGCGCCACGCTCGAGGAAGTGCTGGCCGCCGACCTGATCGTGCATGTCCGCGACATCTCGCACCCCGAGACCGAGGACCAGGCCGGCGACGTGCACGACATCCTCACCAGCCTCGGCGTGCTGGACACCACGCCCCAAATCGAGGTCTGGAACAAGATCGACCGCCTGTCGGTAGAGGACCGCACCCTGGCCGAGAACCGCGCCGCGCGCCTTGAGAACGTGCAGCTTCTGTCGGCCATCACCGGCGAGGGCATGGACGCGCTCAGCGACACCATCATCACGCGGCTTGCCGGGGCCACGCATGTCGAGACGTTCACCCTGGGTTTTGACGCGGGCCGCAAACGCGCCTGGCTGTTCGAGAAGGGGCTTGTCGAGGACGAAGTTCAGGACGAGGACGGCTACACCCTGACCGTGCGCTGGAACGACACCCAGAAATCGCAGTTCGACGGGCTTTGA